From the genome of Spirosomataceae bacterium TFI 002, one region includes:
- a CDS encoding rod shape-determining protein MreC, with protein MSQLFGLIFKARNLLLFLLLEIVCFYLIRKNNIKWDVSLFNSSNRIAASTMAATYNAQEYIYLKKTNEELASENIKLREELTSLRELKVDSNEINNPYAHRFGYITAKVANNTVGLSKNYLTINKGKLDGIKPGMGVIGPAGVVGQVMSCSDHFSRVISILNVDFNISSEVVNQNLKDENIIALGVSNWNSVSHRYIDLKTIDKFKKVKIGDSVVTSNQNLIFPSQIMVGKIAKVKDLPQSAFWDIEVELSSDFTGLRYVYVIENKLTSEQLTLEEIEDEQ; from the coding sequence ATGAGTCAATTATTTGGCCTTATTTTCAAAGCCAGAAACTTACTGTTGTTCCTACTATTGGAGATAGTATGTTTTTATTTGATCCGTAAAAATAACATCAAATGGGATGTAAGCCTTTTCAATTCAAGCAATAGAATTGCTGCCAGCACCATGGCTGCAACCTATAATGCTCAGGAATATATCTATCTCAAGAAAACGAATGAAGAACTTGCTAGTGAAAATATCAAGTTACGAGAGGAGTTAACAAGCTTGAGAGAACTAAAGGTTGATAGCAACGAAATCAACAACCCCTATGCTCACAGGTTTGGATACATTACAGCCAAGGTTGCAAATAACACTGTAGGGCTAAGCAAAAATTACCTTACAATTAACAAAGGGAAACTTGACGGAATCAAACCTGGCATGGGAGTCATTGGACCTGCTGGTGTAGTTGGTCAAGTAATGAGTTGCAGCGATCACTTTTCTAGAGTTATATCAATTCTCAATGTCGATTTCAATATATCCTCCGAAGTTGTAAACCAAAACCTGAAAGACGAGAATATAATTGCTTTAGGGGTTTCAAACTGGAACAGTGTTTCTCATAGATACATTGACCTGAAAACAATTGATAAATTCAAAAAAGTTAAAATTGGAGACAGTGTGGTTACTTCCAATCAAAACTTAATCTTCCCTTCTCAAATTATGGTAGGTAAGATTGCTAAAGTGAAAGACCTACCTCAATCAGCTTTTTGGGACATAGAAGTGGAGCTTAGTAGTGATTTTACAGGCTTGCGATATGTATATGTTATTGAAAATAAATTAACCTCAGAACAGCTCACTTTAGAGGAAATAGAAGACGAACAATGA
- a CDS encoding rod shape-determining protein MreB, whose amino-acid sequence MAGIFSFLTSDIAIDLGTANTLIIYKDEIVVDEPSIIALDKVSGKVLAIGHKAMQMHEKTNENIKTIRPLKDGVIADFTAAELMIRGLIKMIPTGRSWFFSPSHRMVICIPSGITEVEKRAVKDSAEHAGAKEVYMVHEPIAAAIGIGIDIEQPNGSMIVDIGGGTTEIAVIALSGIVCEASVRIAGDLFTRDIVDYMRREHNLLIGERSAEYIKIQVGAALPDLENPPADIEIRGRDLMTGIPKEIKVTYSEIAYSLDKSISKIEEAIMRALEMSPPELSADIYENGIYLTGGGALLHGLEKRLAIKTKLPIHVAEDPLRAVVRGTGEVLQNIEKYAAVLVQ is encoded by the coding sequence ATGGCCGGAATTTTCAGCTTCCTTACAAGCGATATTGCAATTGACCTTGGCACAGCAAACACACTTATTATTTATAAAGACGAAATCGTCGTAGACGAACCGTCAATTATCGCCCTTGATAAAGTTTCAGGAAAGGTTTTGGCAATTGGTCATAAGGCGATGCAAATGCACGAAAAAACCAACGAAAATATAAAAACTATTAGGCCACTTAAAGACGGTGTAATTGCCGACTTTACAGCTGCCGAATTAATGATTCGTGGCTTAATCAAAATGATCCCTACTGGACGTAGCTGGTTTTTCTCTCCATCGCACAGAATGGTGATTTGTATACCTTCTGGAATTACTGAGGTAGAGAAGAGAGCCGTTAAAGATTCTGCTGAACATGCAGGAGCTAAAGAAGTATACATGGTTCATGAGCCAATCGCAGCTGCGATTGGTATTGGAATTGACATTGAACAACCTAACGGGTCTATGATTGTAGACATTGGAGGTGGAACGACGGAAATCGCCGTAATCGCACTCTCTGGTATCGTATGTGAAGCATCTGTGAGAATTGCAGGTGACTTATTCACTCGTGATATTGTTGACTACATGAGAAGAGAGCACAACTTACTTATTGGAGAAAGAAGTGCTGAATATATTAAAATTCAAGTTGGAGCTGCCTTGCCAGACTTAGAGAACCCACCTGCGGATATCGAGATTCGCGGTAGAGACTTAATGACGGGTATTCCAAAAGAAATTAAAGTTACTTATAGCGAAATCGCTTACTCATTAGATAAGTCAATTTCCAAAATAGAAGAAGCAATCATGCGTGCATTAGAAATGTCGCCGCCTGAACTCTCTGCGGATATCTACGAAAACGGAATTTACCTTACAGGTGGAGGTGCCTTACTTCATGGTTTAGAAAAAAGATTGGCTATTAAGACCAAACTTCCTATCCATGTTGCCGAGGATCCATTAAGAGCGGTTGTTCGTGGAACTGGTGAAGTCCTTCAAAACATTGAAAAATACGCTGCTGTATTAGTTCAGTAA
- a CDS encoding DNA-binding response regulator, OmpR family, contains REC and winged-helix (wHTH) domain, whose product MKILLAEDDQNLGMLLQEYLGAKLFDVDLARDGDEGLNFFLQKGEYDLCILDVMMPKKDGFSLAKEIRMHDPQVPIIFLTAKSMKEDTIQGFKSGADDYITKPFSMEELLMRMNAILRRVNKADKEEEQRVYEIGNQKFDIITQELSNNTEKVKLTTKESELLKLLCQNMNKPLSRSFALKLIWGDDSYFNARSMDVYVTKLRKHLKSDPNIKILNLHGEGFKLIC is encoded by the coding sequence ATGAAAATTTTACTCGCGGAGGACGACCAAAACCTAGGAATGCTACTACAAGAGTACCTCGGTGCTAAACTTTTCGATGTTGACCTTGCAAGGGATGGCGACGAAGGGCTCAACTTTTTTCTGCAAAAAGGAGAATATGACCTTTGCATCCTAGATGTCATGATGCCTAAGAAAGATGGCTTCTCACTTGCAAAAGAAATAAGAATGCACGACCCGCAAGTTCCTATAATTTTCTTGACTGCCAAGTCCATGAAAGAAGACACCATTCAAGGATTTAAATCTGGGGCCGATGACTATATCACAAAGCCATTCAGTATGGAAGAGCTCTTAATGAGAATGAATGCCATTCTTCGAAGAGTCAACAAAGCAGATAAAGAAGAGGAACAAAGAGTTTATGAAATTGGTAATCAAAAGTTCGACATCATTACTCAAGAACTGAGCAACAACACAGAAAAAGTAAAACTTACCACCAAAGAGTCAGAGCTTTTGAAGTTACTTTGCCAAAACATGAACAAGCCTCTCAGCCGCAGTTTTGCCCTAAAATTAATTTGGGGAGATGATTCATATTTCAATGCAAGATCAATGGATGTGTACGTCACAAAACTTAGAAAACACCTAAAATCGGACCCGAATATAAAAATATTGAACCTCCATGGAGAAGGATTTAAGCTAATCTGTTGA
- a CDS encoding two-component system, OmpR family, phosphate regulon sensor histidine kinase PhoR, translated as MKNFRNIIIFMLIAFVALIAFQWYWIENAIAVKKEQFDRNVVEAMNATVAKIDKQEVIFLAKKKIREQERKSLEALAQPRKNPFPKRTKSQEPKPDLVKNQTIKKGDIAKSPNGRKKDSIPEGRLPSYEVVFNQPSDAFTGINRGVTNNELTFFKQMFEDQNRFWQNFNAGSQFFIGHDNGIEDIIATLDAEMNNMEFGTESYYIQQIDPLTGAIYLQSTTNVQQRPKHLPRNKTKKDTIRVDTQAKKPVKLVKSKPKEEVKTEQLRQENFEKTRNKAAIVKDVFTDFLQGNRTIFERLNQQMLDTLLKEELSNRGIAIKYEYGVKNIDKMIFTSYAENYDPKSSEKSYNVRLFPNDAMQQDQFLYVYFPERDQLIMGNMNTVFGSSIALLFLIGGIFYASINTMLQQKKLSTIKNDFINNMTHEFKTPISTISLAVEVMKDASVIKDKQKTDRYLGIIKDENNRLSLQVEKVLQMALLEKGEVKLNKQEIDIHEVIEQVYQNLGVQIEQKNGQVFLELEANNPIIEGDEVHLTNIVYNLMDNANKYSKESPQITIASENVNGSLKLTIRDEGIGMSKDQISRIFDRFYRVSTGNVHDVKGFGLGLSYVKKMLDLHNANIEVDSKINEGTTFTLYFHTQNV; from the coding sequence ATGAAGAATTTCAGGAACATCATCATTTTCATGCTTATTGCATTTGTCGCCCTCATTGCCTTTCAGTGGTATTGGATCGAAAATGCTATTGCAGTTAAAAAGGAACAATTTGACCGTAATGTGGTAGAAGCTATGAATGCCACAGTTGCTAAAATTGACAAACAAGAAGTTATTTTTCTGGCCAAAAAAAAGATTCGAGAGCAAGAGCGAAAAAGCCTCGAAGCATTAGCACAGCCTCGAAAAAATCCGTTCCCAAAAAGAACAAAAAGTCAAGAGCCAAAACCTGACCTTGTCAAAAATCAAACGATAAAAAAAGGAGACATCGCAAAGTCACCCAACGGGCGTAAAAAAGACTCAATCCCCGAAGGTAGATTGCCGTCTTATGAAGTTGTTTTTAATCAGCCAAGCGATGCCTTTACTGGTATTAATAGAGGTGTTACGAACAATGAACTTACATTTTTCAAGCAAATGTTTGAAGATCAAAACAGGTTCTGGCAAAACTTCAATGCCGGCTCCCAGTTTTTTATTGGACATGATAATGGAATTGAAGATATCATAGCAACGCTGGATGCCGAAATGAACAATATGGAGTTTGGCACTGAAAGCTACTATATCCAACAAATAGACCCTTTGACAGGAGCGATTTACCTTCAAAGCACAACTAACGTTCAGCAAAGGCCAAAACACCTTCCCAGAAATAAAACTAAAAAGGATACCATAAGAGTTGACACCCAAGCTAAAAAACCTGTCAAACTTGTAAAGTCAAAACCCAAAGAAGAAGTTAAAACCGAACAGCTAAGGCAAGAAAATTTCGAGAAAACGAGAAACAAGGCGGCAATAGTAAAGGATGTATTTACTGATTTCTTACAAGGCAACAGAACCATTTTTGAGCGACTCAATCAGCAAATGCTTGACACATTGCTTAAAGAAGAACTCAGCAACCGCGGCATCGCTATCAAATATGAATATGGCGTAAAGAATATTGATAAAATGATCTTTACCTCGTATGCTGAAAACTATGATCCCAAATCATCAGAAAAGTCTTACAATGTAAGACTTTTCCCCAATGACGCCATGCAGCAAGATCAATTCTTGTATGTTTACTTTCCAGAGAGAGACCAGCTCATAATGGGCAATATGAACACCGTATTTGGCTCATCTATTGCACTCCTTTTTCTAATTGGTGGTATATTCTATGCATCCATCAATACCATGTTACAGCAAAAAAAACTCTCAACGATTAAAAATGACTTTATCAATAACATGACCCACGAGTTCAAAACTCCTATTTCTACGATATCTCTTGCGGTAGAAGTCATGAAAGACGCCTCTGTTATAAAAGATAAACAAAAGACTGACAGGTACTTGGGTATTATTAAAGATGAAAACAATAGACTGAGCCTACAAGTTGAAAAGGTCTTACAAATGGCATTGCTCGAAAAAGGTGAAGTAAAGCTAAACAAACAAGAGATTGACATTCATGAAGTGATCGAACAAGTTTACCAAAACCTTGGTGTTCAAATTGAGCAAAAAAATGGCCAAGTGTTCTTGGAGTTGGAGGCGAACAACCCGATCATTGAAGGAGACGAAGTTCATTTGACAAACATCGTTTACAACCTCATGGACAACGCAAATAAATACTCTAAAGAAAGCCCACAAATCACTATTGCTAGTGAAAATGTGAATGGCTCTTTAAAGCTTACTATAAGAGACGAGGGAATAGGAATGAGCAAGGATCAAATATCTCGTATTTTTGATAGGTTCTATAGGGTAAGTACTGGCAACGTACATGATGTAAAGGGTTTCGGCCTCGGACTTAGTTATGTTAAAAAAATGCTGGACCTACACAATGCCAACATTGAAGTAGATAGTAAAATCAACGAAGGCACAACATTTACGCTTTACTTTCATACTCAAAACGTATAA
- a CDS encoding Lysophospholipase L1 translates to MKKSPPNAPRADYLSQLDPNSKRIVFAGDSNTHANMSYNWTKLIEGDFEKVNAGINGDLSNNLLERIDETIASRPDYVCILIGTNDVNASMSTVAKDRYVDNGKIDANQDVSVDVFRDNLEKIIRKLQKETKAHIAVLSLPLIGEDLKSEANLRADEYSELIKKIAIQFNLSFVDIRKELKQYVQLYQKVRPPSYEKYFYIMLKSIFLHFYFGYSFDKLSAMNDMLLSHDQLHQNSISGNIIAKEVNAWIVRIEPK, encoded by the coding sequence TTGAAAAAGTCTCCACCAAATGCTCCAAGAGCAGACTATTTATCTCAATTAGATCCAAATTCGAAGCGAATTGTATTTGCAGGTGATAGTAATACACACGCAAATATGAGCTACAATTGGACTAAACTCATTGAGGGTGACTTTGAGAAAGTAAATGCAGGAATTAATGGAGACTTGAGTAATAACTTGCTAGAGCGAATTGACGAAACAATTGCTTCTCGACCAGATTACGTATGTATTCTTATTGGCACCAATGATGTGAATGCAAGTATGAGTACGGTTGCAAAAGATCGTTATGTTGATAATGGTAAGATTGACGCCAATCAAGATGTAAGTGTGGACGTTTTTCGTGATAATTTGGAAAAGATCATTCGTAAACTTCAAAAGGAGACTAAGGCTCATATTGCAGTATTGTCACTTCCACTGATTGGCGAAGATTTGAAAAGTGAGGCAAACTTACGTGCCGATGAATACAGTGAATTAATTAAAAAGATAGCGATACAATTCAATCTTAGTTTTGTTGATATTCGTAAAGAGTTGAAGCAGTATGTTCAGCTTTATCAAAAGGTTCGTCCTCCTAGCTATGAAAAGTACTTTTACATAATGCTTAAAAGTATTTTTCTCCATTTTTATTTCGGCTATTCATTCGACAAGTTGAGTGCAATGAATGATATGTTACTAAGTCATGACCAGCTTCATCAAAATAGTATTTCGGGTAATATCATTGCCAAAGAGGTGAATGCTTGGATAGTTAGAATTGAGCCGAAATAG
- a CDS encoding tagaturonate reductase: protein MILNKELHPITKNNPEKVLQFGTGVLLRGLCDYAIDKANKKGVFNGSVVVVKSTPGSLSDFNDQDNLYTVCVRGLDNGKIIEENIINESISRVISAASDWDAFLETAENPQMNVVISNTTEVGLQYHEENLGATCPSSFPGKLTLWLKKRFDSGLSGVVIIPTELVVDNGMLLKSFVIKHAQRNQLGGDFVEWIENENDFCNSLVDRIVPGKPEANELEELKTSLGYEDNLILKCEAYKLWAIEGGDRVKDILSFEEVDKNIVVAKDITQYRELKLRMLNAPHTLMSGLAFLSGFEHVKDALNDGLMEKFMTILMLTEMAPALPANIDAKLAQRYGREVMDRFRNPYLNHKWHSITLQYSMKMKNRVMPLLYKYYEIFETVPQYLARCFAAYLLFMKSVEQKDGKFYGESHGEKYLINDDQAPYFHELWTCDDPVKVTKLALSNEELWGTDLTQLNGLESNVAIHLSNMQMAGVREVAAALNVYA, encoded by the coding sequence ATGATCCTAAATAAAGAACTACACCCAATTACTAAAAATAACCCAGAGAAAGTACTACAGTTTGGAACTGGAGTTTTATTGCGAGGCTTGTGCGATTATGCAATTGACAAAGCCAACAAAAAAGGGGTCTTCAATGGTAGTGTAGTTGTAGTAAAGTCTACTCCTGGAAGTTTAAGTGACTTTAATGATCAAGATAACCTATATACAGTGTGTGTAAGAGGGTTGGATAATGGAAAAATTATTGAGGAGAATATTATTAATGAAAGCATAAGTAGAGTTATAAGTGCTGCAAGTGACTGGGATGCTTTTTTAGAAACTGCGGAAAATCCACAAATGAACGTGGTTATTAGCAATACAACGGAAGTTGGTTTGCAATACCACGAAGAAAACCTTGGAGCAACTTGCCCAAGCTCTTTCCCTGGCAAACTAACACTTTGGCTAAAAAAACGATTTGATTCTGGTCTGTCGGGCGTTGTGATTATTCCAACTGAGCTTGTTGTAGATAACGGAATGTTATTGAAATCGTTTGTTATTAAGCATGCTCAAAGAAATCAGCTTGGAGGAGATTTTGTAGAGTGGATAGAAAACGAAAATGACTTCTGTAATTCGTTAGTTGATAGAATTGTTCCAGGTAAGCCCGAAGCAAACGAGTTGGAAGAGTTGAAAACTAGTCTGGGTTATGAAGACAACTTGATCCTAAAGTGTGAAGCTTATAAATTATGGGCAATAGAAGGAGGAGATAGAGTTAAGGACATTTTGAGCTTCGAAGAGGTAGATAAGAATATTGTTGTTGCAAAGGATATTACGCAGTACAGAGAGTTAAAGCTAAGAATGCTTAATGCTCCTCACACATTGATGAGTGGACTAGCGTTTTTGTCAGGGTTTGAGCACGTAAAAGATGCACTAAATGATGGACTGATGGAAAAGTTCATGACCATTTTAATGCTGACCGAAATGGCACCTGCTTTACCAGCAAATATTGATGCAAAATTAGCTCAACGTTACGGAAGAGAAGTCATGGATAGATTCCGTAACCCATACCTTAACCATAAATGGCATAGCATAACTTTGCAATACAGTATGAAGATGAAAAATAGAGTAATGCCATTGCTCTATAAATATTACGAGATTTTTGAAACAGTGCCACAGTATTTAGCAAGGTGTTTTGCGGCCTATCTTCTATTCATGAAGAGTGTAGAGCAAAAGGACGGAAAGTTTTATGGAGAGAGTCACGGAGAGAAATATTTGATCAATGATGACCAAGCACCTTATTTTCATGAGTTATGGACATGTGATGATCCAGTAAAAGTTACAAAGTTAGCACTTAGCAATGAAGAGCTTTGGGGAACTGACCTAACACAGCTAAATGGCTTAGAGTCAAACGTTGCCATTCACTTAAGTAATATGCAAATGGCGGGTGTAAGAGAAGTTGCGGCAGCTCTAAATGTTTATGCGTAA
- a CDS encoding tRNA (cytidine/uridine-2'-O-)-methyltransferase — protein MPLNIVLIEPEIPNNTGNIGRLSLATGSILHLVKPFGFELSDKRLKRAGLDYWQHLDVRYYESQEEFFELNKNEPMAFLSSHAEKAFWEIPFQEGQFLIFGKESVGLPKDLLKANEAHQYNIPIYSDKVRSLNLANAVSIVIYEGMRVLN, from the coding sequence ATGCCTTTAAATATCGTTTTAATTGAGCCTGAGATCCCTAATAATACTGGCAATATTGGTCGACTAAGCTTAGCAACAGGATCAATACTACATTTGGTTAAACCTTTTGGGTTTGAGCTTTCTGACAAAAGACTCAAGCGTGCAGGTCTAGATTACTGGCAACATTTAGACGTTCGATATTATGAAAGCCAAGAGGAGTTTTTTGAACTAAATAAAAACGAACCCATGGCGTTTCTTTCGAGCCATGCAGAAAAAGCGTTCTGGGAAATCCCCTTCCAAGAAGGACAATTTTTGATTTTCGGAAAAGAATCTGTCGGTTTACCCAAAGATCTACTGAAAGCAAATGAGGCTCATCAATACAATATTCCAATTTACTCTGACAAGGTTCGAAGCCTTAACCTAGCAAACGCTGTGAGTATTGTTATTTATGAAGGCATGAGAGTCTTGAATTGA
- a CDS encoding Thioredoxin-like → MLKKYLSYIPFVLLIGFLLLMQFTSYEKVDQLPILKGDGIEWTSDDLEESLIKAQEQDKLIFVDFYAKWCRPCKMLKSVTFPRESVGELFNKNFINLSIDVESPQGNIIAKRYSITSYPTLLILNSAGQEVSRKVGFVIPLQLNNWAEESLAHKK, encoded by the coding sequence ATGTTAAAGAAATACCTCAGCTATATTCCTTTTGTCTTACTCATTGGATTTTTGTTGTTGATGCAATTTACTTCTTACGAAAAAGTAGATCAACTTCCCATACTTAAGGGAGACGGTATAGAATGGACAAGCGACGACCTAGAGGAGAGTTTAATCAAAGCTCAAGAACAAGATAAACTCATTTTTGTAGATTTCTACGCAAAATGGTGTAGACCATGCAAAATGCTCAAAAGCGTCACTTTTCCAAGAGAAAGCGTAGGCGAGCTTTTTAATAAGAACTTTATCAACCTATCCATCGACGTTGAAAGTCCACAGGGAAATATAATTGCTAAGAGATATTCGATTACCTCTTACCCTACCCTATTAATACTTAACTCCGCTGGGCAAGAAGTCAGCAGAAAAGTGGGCTTTGTAATTCCGCTTCAATTAAACAACTGGGCAGAAGAAAGCTTAGCTCATAAGAAATAA
- a CDS encoding beta-glucosidase: protein MKHFYRYILSLCLIGFVPNLIAQEVYKNNNVPIADRVNDLLSRMTLEEKVGQLNQLNGGVMTGPAAANDEGAQGRLQLLKQGKVGSFLNVTGVEQTLAVQKIAVEESRLGIPVLFAFDVIHGYKTVFPIPLAEACSWDLEIAEQTAAVAAKEAAAAGLHWTFAPMMDMSRDPRWGRVMEGSGEDAYINGVFAAARVKGFQGDFSNDNVLACVKHFAAYGAPEGGREYNTVDISRNSLWNNYIIPYKHAVDAGVATVMNSFNVLDGIPASGNKYLVTEVLRDKWGFEGIVVSDWASFGEMIAHGFAKDGKDAAEKALMAGSDIDMESRVTINNLAQSIKNGDVPESLLDKAVARVLYYKFKLGLFENPYARHDKEKEKNNTMTSSHLDLARKAAAGSMLLLKNDDKVLPLSKNLKNILVLGFLAESQNDVLDFWKGMGDHGDVVTILEGVKAKYPNATVNFLPVYDRDNNLDPSAAKQIKKIAKNADVILGTIGLYGDLMGEARVLADISPAPAQMEMLRLAKETGKPVVVLVQTGRPMVLTEVAKEHGTILNVWSGGIQHGNGVADVLSGDVNPSAKTVMSFPHSVGQIPVYYNTFSTGRPHVDGNEGPAHFWVSRYRDIPNGALFPFGYGLSYSTYDYSNISLSASEMNQNGIIQVSVEVKNTSSIDGEEIVQLYIRDLVASRVRPIKELKGFKKVKIKAGETQKVSFTLSSSDLSFKDDEGNDMLEKGTFKVFVGKSSQDVLEASFELK from the coding sequence ATGAAACATTTCTACAGGTATATCTTGTCACTCTGTTTAATAGGTTTTGTCCCAAACCTAATTGCTCAAGAAGTTTATAAAAATAACAATGTCCCTATTGCCGATCGTGTAAATGACTTATTGTCTCGCATGACTCTTGAAGAGAAAGTAGGACAACTCAACCAACTCAACGGAGGAGTCATGACAGGCCCAGCTGCAGCAAATGATGAGGGAGCTCAAGGGCGGTTGCAATTATTGAAACAAGGTAAAGTTGGTTCATTTCTAAACGTAACCGGTGTGGAACAAACACTGGCCGTTCAAAAAATTGCAGTGGAAGAAAGTAGACTTGGTATCCCAGTGTTATTTGCATTTGATGTAATCCATGGTTATAAAACTGTTTTCCCTATTCCACTTGCAGAAGCATGTAGCTGGGATTTAGAAATTGCTGAGCAAACCGCTGCAGTTGCAGCAAAGGAAGCTGCAGCCGCTGGCTTACACTGGACCTTCGCACCCATGATGGACATGTCTAGAGATCCACGATGGGGTCGTGTGATGGAAGGCTCAGGAGAAGATGCCTACATCAATGGCGTATTTGCCGCAGCTCGAGTAAAAGGCTTTCAAGGTGACTTTTCGAATGACAATGTTTTAGCTTGTGTAAAACATTTTGCTGCTTATGGTGCTCCAGAAGGTGGTAGAGAATATAATACTGTAGACATCAGTCGTAACAGCCTTTGGAACAATTACATAATACCCTATAAACACGCTGTGGATGCTGGTGTAGCAACTGTCATGAACTCATTTAATGTGTTAGACGGAATACCAGCTAGTGGAAACAAATACCTCGTTACTGAAGTATTGAGAGACAAATGGGGTTTTGAAGGCATCGTGGTTTCAGACTGGGCTTCTTTTGGCGAAATGATCGCTCATGGTTTTGCCAAAGATGGAAAAGACGCAGCAGAAAAAGCCCTCATGGCGGGTTCTGATATTGACATGGAATCTCGTGTTACGATTAATAACCTGGCACAAAGTATTAAAAATGGTGATGTACCTGAATCCCTACTAGATAAAGCGGTCGCAAGAGTTTTGTACTACAAGTTTAAGCTTGGTTTGTTCGAAAATCCTTATGCAAGACATGACAAGGAAAAAGAAAAGAACAACACGATGACTTCGTCACATTTGGATCTTGCAAGAAAGGCTGCTGCAGGCTCTATGTTGCTTCTTAAAAATGACGATAAGGTTTTACCTCTCAGCAAGAACCTTAAGAACATTTTAGTACTTGGTTTCCTAGCCGAAAGCCAGAATGACGTTTTAGATTTTTGGAAAGGAATGGGTGATCATGGTGATGTAGTCACCATATTGGAAGGGGTAAAAGCCAAATACCCAAATGCAACAGTAAACTTTTTACCTGTGTATGATCGTGATAACAATCTCGACCCTTCAGCGGCAAAGCAAATCAAGAAAATAGCAAAAAATGCCGATGTTATCTTAGGTACTATTGGCTTGTATGGCGACCTCATGGGTGAAGCACGTGTTCTCGCCGACATTAGCCCAGCACCTGCCCAAATGGAAATGCTTCGCTTAGCAAAAGAGACTGGCAAACCAGTCGTTGTACTAGTTCAAACTGGTAGACCAATGGTACTTACCGAAGTTGCAAAAGAACATGGTACAATTCTAAACGTTTGGTCGGGTGGAATACAACATGGAAATGGTGTGGCAGACGTATTATCGGGTGATGTAAACCCTAGTGCGAAGACAGTAATGAGCTTCCCTCACAGCGTAGGACAAATACCTGTATATTATAATACTTTCAGTACAGGGAGGCCCCATGTGGACGGCAATGAAGGCCCAGCACATTTCTGGGTTTCAAGATATAGAGACATTCCCAATGGAGCATTATTCCCTTTTGGTTATGGTCTTTCATATTCTACATACGATTACAGCAACATAAGCTTGTCTGCTTCAGAAATGAATCAAAATGGAATAATCCAGGTAAGTGTTGAAGTCAAAAATACCTCCTCCATAGATGGCGAAGAAATTGTTCAATTGTACATAAGAGATTTAGTTGCTTCAAGAGTTCGTCCCATAAAAGAACTTAAAGGTTTCAAAAAAGTAAAAATCAAAGCGGGAGAAACTCAAAAAGTAAGCTTTACATTATCAAGTAGCGATTTAAGTTTTAAAGACGATGAGGGTAACGATATGCTAGAAAAAGGAACATTCAAGGTATTTGTTGGCAAAAGCTCTCAAGATGTTTTGGAAGCAAGCTTTGAATTGAAATAG